The Methylomarinum vadi genome has a window encoding:
- a CDS encoding ZIP family metal transporter, which translates to MAAAFLTDTHLGIITSIAVTAHEIPQEIGDFAILIESGYGRTEALRYNLMSSLSTLVGGVLACFSLAHLHELLPYILALAASSFVYVAIADLIPSLHQRTTIAKQSVFQQIGLITFSVFLVYWIHGEAGAFHGRHGAIETKTIQTPESGPVLEAKIAHAPLRENKKYNI; encoded by the coding sequence ATCGCGGCGGCTTTCCTTACCGATACACATCTGGGGATCATCACCAGCATTGCGGTAACAGCTCATGAAATCCCTCAGGAAATAGGTGACTTTGCTATTCTGATTGAAAGCGGTTACGGCCGAACTGAGGCATTACGCTATAACCTGATGTCCAGTCTATCCACACTGGTCGGGGGAGTGCTGGCCTGTTTCAGTCTGGCACATCTGCATGAATTGTTGCCATACATTTTGGCCTTGGCGGCATCAAGCTTTGTATATGTCGCCATAGCCGATCTTATCCCCAGTCTCCACCAGCGCACCACCATTGCAAAACAATCGGTATTTCAGCAAATTGGCCTCATTACATTCAGTGTTTTTCTAGTGTATTGGATTCATGGAGAAGCCGGGGCTTTCCATGGTCGCCATGGGGCGATTGAAACTAAAACGATACAAACGCCGGAATCTGGGCCTGTATTGGAAGCAAAAATAGCCCATGCTCCACTGCG
- a CDS encoding archease, protein MPWEHFEHAADIGIRGIDATLSQAFAQAAIAMTAVITDPGRVAATHSFAIHCSAEDNEILFLDWINELVYAMAVHKLLFNHYQVDIIENRLSAVAFGEPLDRQKHQPAVEIKGATFTELFVGQRPDGLWIAQCIVDV, encoded by the coding sequence ATGCCCTGGGAACATTTCGAACACGCTGCCGATATCGGTATACGAGGCATCGACGCCACACTGTCACAAGCCTTCGCCCAGGCGGCTATCGCTATGACGGCGGTAATCACCGATCCCGGACGGGTCGCCGCAACACATTCCTTCGCCATTCATTGCTCCGCCGAAGACAACGAAATCCTATTTCTTGATTGGATCAATGAACTGGTTTACGCGATGGCCGTCCATAAGTTATTGTTTAATCATTATCAGGTCGACATTATTGAGAACAGGTTATCGGCCGTCGCTTTCGGCGAGCCGCTCGATCGTCAGAAACACCAACCGGCCGTCGAAATCAAGGGGGCGACCTTTACCGAACTCTTTGTCGGGCAACGGCCCGACGGCCTGTGGATCGCACAATGCATTGTCGATGTTTAA
- a CDS encoding protoglobin domain-containing protein produces the protein MAHDYNQLTQYAKMFTGLTPELEALLKEIGPQITPRLKDVTEEFYNQLLDVPEANKFLEGRVDALKATHVKWMEGLFTSDLGPGYTEQMYNVGSVHVKVNLPVEFMSGGMTLINNRLIALIIELFGDDPERCRQILTAISAVTGFSLITMQQSYQEATLAEELEKFLKISGMSRALFKNLADAYKA, from the coding sequence ATGGCCCATGATTACAACCAATTGACTCAGTATGCCAAAATGTTCACCGGCCTGACGCCCGAACTCGAAGCATTACTGAAAGAAATCGGTCCGCAAATCACGCCGCGATTAAAAGATGTCACCGAAGAGTTTTACAATCAACTGTTGGACGTTCCGGAAGCCAATAAATTTCTGGAAGGACGCGTCGACGCCCTCAAGGCAACCCATGTCAAATGGATGGAAGGCCTGTTTACCAGCGACCTCGGCCCCGGTTACACCGAGCAAATGTATAATGTCGGCTCCGTTCACGTCAAAGTCAATCTGCCTGTCGAATTTATGTCCGGCGGCATGACCTTGATTAACAACCGCCTGATTGCGCTAATAATCGAACTGTTCGGCGACGACCCCGAACGCTGCCGACAAATTTTGACCGCGATAAGCGCCGTAACGGGATTTTCCCTGATCACCATGCAGCAATCCTATCAGGAAGCCACTCTTGCCGAAGAATTGGAAAAATTCTTGAAAATCTCGGGCATGAGCCGTGCTTTGTTCAAAAATCTTGCCGATGCCTATAAAGCGTAA
- a CDS encoding RtcB family protein, whose translation MDLNQLTQRDETCWEIPPHGKMRVPAVIYADAPLLQDMDQKVFEQLSNVATLPGIVEAAYAMPDAHWGYGFPIGGVAAFDPEQGGVISAGGVGFDISCGVRTIHTGLTIADIQPQKPQLAEALFRYIPAGLGSTGRLHLNHHDMHAMLHGGAQWAVEQGFGVAEDLERIEEHGRMAGAEARNVSARAKERQKDEMGTLGSGNHYLEVQRVAEIFAPEIADVFGLKTDAIVISTHCGSRGLGHQIGTEFLKQMALTAPRYNISLPDRELACAPLDSPLGKEYLGAMRAGINCALANRQILTHLTRQAVATIFPDLNMPLLYDVSHNTCKLERHTINGQAKDLFIHRKGATRAFGPGHPSLPEVFRQVGQPVLIGGSMGTSSYILCGSAASEQRAFSSACHGAGRAMSRHQASKHWQGKTLVEQLASQGIIIRSRSMRGVAEEAPKAYKDVGAVVDLADRAGLARKVARLEPLICIKG comes from the coding sequence ATGGATCTCAATCAATTAACACAACGCGACGAAACCTGTTGGGAAATCCCGCCACATGGCAAGATGCGGGTACCGGCCGTTATCTATGCCGACGCGCCATTGCTGCAGGACATGGACCAAAAGGTCTTCGAACAGCTCAGCAATGTCGCGACATTGCCCGGCATTGTCGAGGCCGCCTATGCGATGCCGGACGCCCATTGGGGCTACGGTTTCCCGATCGGCGGCGTTGCCGCTTTCGATCCGGAGCAAGGCGGGGTGATATCGGCCGGCGGTGTCGGCTTTGATATTTCCTGTGGCGTCCGCACAATCCATACCGGCTTGACTATAGCCGACATACAGCCGCAGAAACCACAATTGGCGGAAGCGCTATTCCGCTACATTCCGGCCGGCCTGGGCAGCACGGGCCGATTGCATCTTAATCACCACGACATGCACGCCATGTTGCATGGCGGCGCGCAATGGGCGGTCGAACAAGGATTCGGCGTTGCCGAAGACCTGGAACGCATCGAGGAACACGGCCGCATGGCCGGCGCCGAAGCCCGCAATGTTTCCGCCCGGGCCAAGGAGCGGCAAAAAGATGAAATGGGCACGCTGGGTTCCGGCAACCATTATCTGGAGGTGCAGCGGGTCGCCGAAATATTCGCTCCCGAGATCGCCGATGTTTTTGGCTTGAAGACCGATGCCATCGTCATCAGCACCCATTGCGGCTCCAGGGGCCTGGGGCATCAGATCGGCACAGAGTTTTTGAAACAAATGGCGCTGACCGCTCCCCGCTATAACATCAGTCTTCCGGACCGGGAACTGGCTTGCGCGCCGCTGGACTCGCCCCTGGGCAAGGAATATCTTGGCGCGATGCGGGCCGGCATCAATTGCGCACTGGCCAACCGGCAAATCCTGACCCACTTGACCCGGCAAGCCGTCGCCACAATATTTCCCGACCTGAACATGCCGCTGTTATACGATGTCTCGCACAACACCTGCAAACTGGAACGCCATACCATTAACGGCCAGGCAAAAGACCTCTTCATCCACCGCAAGGGAGCGACCCGCGCCTTCGGTCCCGGCCATCCCTCCTTACCGGAGGTCTTCAGGCAGGTCGGCCAGCCGGTCTTGATCGGCGGCTCGATGGGCACCAGTTCCTATATCTTGTGCGGCAGCGCAGCAAGCGAACAGCGAGCTTTCAGCTCGGCCTGCCATGGCGCCGGCAGGGCGATGAGCCGACATCAGGCAAGCAAGCACTGGCAGGGAAAGACGTTGGTCGAACAACTCGCCTCCCAAGGCATCATCATCCGTAGCCGCTCGATGCGCGGCGTTGCCGAAGAGGCGCCCAAGGCCTACAAAGATGTCGGCGCCGTTGTCGATCTGGCCGATCGGGCCGGGCTGGCGCGTAAAGTGGCCAGGCTGGAGCCGTTGATTTGCATTAAAGGCTGA
- a CDS encoding DUF72 domain-containing protein: protein MTRLYIGTSGWSYQHWKTCFYHGVARKDWLAFYAEHFNSVEINGTFYRLQQASTLQRWFEQTPASFRFALKANRYLTHNKKLLEPARSVLIERTHAAPLRGKLAVVLWQLPKTVADSPDRLQEFLQALARWPEARHAIEFRHPSWFSDETADCLKEANIANCLSDAGGWPLWERVTTDLVYIRLHGNPQTYASRYTRDQLQHWAGRIKAWLHQQKSVHVYFDNDAECAAPFNARELETRLNTINTTDSNG from the coding sequence TTGACTCGGCTTTATATCGGCACCAGCGGCTGGAGCTACCAGCACTGGAAAACCTGTTTCTACCATGGAGTTGCCCGTAAAGACTGGCTGGCCTTTTACGCCGAACATTTTAATTCGGTCGAAATCAACGGCACGTTTTACCGCTTGCAACAAGCTAGCACATTGCAACGTTGGTTCGAGCAAACGCCGGCTAGTTTCAGGTTCGCGCTCAAAGCCAACCGTTATCTGACCCATAATAAAAAGCTCCTCGAACCGGCCCGCTCCGTGCTAATCGAACGAACGCATGCAGCACCATTACGGGGGAAACTGGCCGTGGTACTATGGCAGCTGCCAAAAACCGTGGCCGACAGCCCCGACAGGCTGCAAGAATTCCTGCAAGCCCTGGCGCGCTGGCCGGAAGCGAGGCATGCCATCGAGTTCAGGCATCCTTCCTGGTTCAGCGACGAAACCGCTGATTGCCTGAAAGAAGCCAATATCGCCAATTGCCTGTCCGATGCCGGCGGTTGGCCCTTGTGGGAACGGGTCACGACGGACCTGGTCTATATTCGTCTGCACGGCAACCCGCAAACCTATGCTTCCCGTTACACGCGGGACCAATTACAACACTGGGCCGGCCGAATTAAAGCCTGGTTGCATCAGCAAAAAAGCGTTCATGTTTATTTTGACAACGACGCCGAATGCGCCGCGCCTTTCAATGCCCGCGAACTTGAAACGAGGCTAAACACCATTAACACCACCGACTCAAACGGTTAA
- a CDS encoding beta-class carbonic anhydrase gives MSSLKDQLTTRIAAYDHWASRRQYGPDGHNDRSLWVLACMDERLPVDEALGIKVDSPVGGGDAHCFRNAGGIVTDDAIRSAMLTCNFFGTKEIVIVQHTQCGMLSANANDLEKMLCARGVDIDSLTLDPTLSELKLDKGAFAKWIGMMDDVDETCIKTVETFRNHPLIPKDVVISGWVWEVETRRLRAPTFDAQKRARTDVTAAQFGVTAKQPSRWSA, from the coding sequence ATGTCATCGTTAAAAGACCAACTAACCACCCGTATCGCGGCCTATGATCATTGGGCCTCTCGTCGTCAATATGGGCCTGATGGTCACAACGACCGTAGTCTATGGGTCCTTGCTTGTATGGACGAGCGTCTACCGGTTGATGAAGCCCTAGGAATCAAAGTGGATTCGCCGGTCGGCGGTGGGGATGCTCACTGTTTCCGTAATGCGGGGGGGATTGTTACCGATGATGCAATCCGTTCGGCGATGCTGACATGCAATTTCTTTGGGACCAAGGAAATTGTTATCGTTCAACACACTCAATGCGGCATGCTTTCCGCTAACGCGAACGATTTGGAAAAGATGCTTTGTGCCAGAGGGGTCGATATTGATTCATTAACGCTAGACCCGACTTTGTCAGAGCTAAAACTCGATAAAGGCGCTTTCGCTAAATGGATTGGCATGATGGATGATGTCGACGAAACCTGCATTAAAACCGTTGAAACATTTCGCAACCATCCATTAATTCCGAAAGATGTCGTGATTAGCGGTTGGGTGTGGGAAGTCGAAACTCGCCGTCTGCGTGCTCCAACTTTTGATGCGCAAAAACGAGCTCGCACGGATGTCACCGCCGCTCAATTCGGTGTTACCGCCAAGCAGCCTTCTCGCTGGTCAGCCTAA
- a CDS encoding roadblock/LC7 domain-containing protein, producing the protein MRSDMLTSILTELNGSSADIEASGIISTDGLMIAAVLPAGMDEDRVGAMSAAMLSLGDRTAQELARGELEQVLIKGDRGYVLMTHAGKEAVLTVLAKPNAKLGLIFLDVKRAASSVSEMI; encoded by the coding sequence ATGCGTTCAGATATGTTAACTTCCATACTCACCGAGTTAAATGGTTCCTCCGCCGATATCGAGGCTTCCGGCATTATTTCGACAGACGGCCTGATGATCGCAGCGGTCCTGCCTGCCGGCATGGACGAAGACCGCGTCGGCGCGATGAGTGCCGCGATGTTATCGCTAGGTGACAGAACCGCTCAAGAATTAGCCAGAGGCGAACTCGAGCAGGTGCTTATCAAAGGCGACAGAGGTTATGTGCTAATGACCCACGCCGGAAAAGAAGCCGTCTTGACCGTCTTGGCCAAACCGAATGCGAAATTGGGTCTAATTTTCCTCGACGTAAAACGCGCCGCCTCGAGCGTATCAGAAATGATTTAA
- a CDS encoding ZIP family metal transporter — MSTLVWIIIFTLTGGLLSVGAAGLFLLIPNRYHPRILPHGLSFAVGALLSVAFLDLLPDALHTAGEKHAQSLLATVLAGIIGFFLLEKLLLWRHCHSGSCVARNKGHSHRSAGALISWVMLFTTLSMASLSRRLSLPIHIWGSSPALR; from the coding sequence ATGAGCACACTTGTTTGGATCATCATTTTCACCCTCACCGGAGGCCTGCTCAGCGTCGGCGCGGCAGGCTTATTTTTACTGATTCCAAATCGCTACCACCCACGAATATTACCTCATGGGCTTAGTTTCGCCGTTGGGGCCCTGTTGAGCGTCGCTTTTCTGGATCTCCTGCCGGATGCACTACACACTGCCGGAGAAAAGCATGCGCAAAGTTTGTTGGCGACGGTTTTGGCTGGCATCATCGGTTTTTTCCTACTGGAAAAATTGCTGCTATGGCGGCACTGTCATTCTGGCAGTTGCGTTGCTCGCAATAAGGGACATTCCCATCGGTCGGCTGGCGCCCTGATATCCTGGGTGATGCTATTCACAACTTTGTCGATGGCGTCCTTATCGCGGCGGCTTTCCTTACCGATACACATCTGGGGATCATCACCAGCATTGCGGTAA
- the rlmA gene encoding 23S rRNA (guanine(745)-N(1))-methyltransferase → MPYICPICQSPLRQHLPSQGYYCQNKHHFDRAKEGYLNLLPVQFKKSREPGDSRVMMRARRNFLEAGYYQPLAQAIAALIDSHRTKDQPMHILDMGCGEGYYSRQIETLCRSPEQLDLHGIDIAKNAILAAAKKQPNARFIVASNKRMPYADHFFDLILRVYAPSHDAEIDRLLKTGGLLLLVTPGPRHLWQLKKFIYREVKEHSVKIDLPEGFKQIESQRLGYTISPDQEQRMALLQMTPFAWRAKGEAQSNIQRAKGLKIETDFIVTLAIKS, encoded by the coding sequence ATGCCCTATATTTGCCCCATCTGCCAAAGTCCGCTTCGGCAACATTTACCGTCGCAAGGCTATTACTGCCAAAACAAACATCACTTCGATCGCGCCAAGGAAGGTTATTTGAACCTTTTGCCGGTGCAGTTTAAAAAGTCCAGGGAACCGGGCGACAGCAGGGTCATGATGCGCGCGCGGCGCAATTTCCTTGAGGCCGGCTACTACCAGCCCTTGGCGCAAGCGATCGCGGCGCTGATAGATAGCCACAGAACGAAAGACCAGCCTATGCATATTCTGGACATGGGCTGCGGCGAAGGATATTACAGCCGGCAGATCGAAACCCTATGCCGGTCCCCAGAGCAGCTTGACCTGCATGGCATCGACATCGCCAAGAACGCCATCCTGGCGGCGGCCAAAAAACAACCCAACGCGCGTTTCATCGTCGCCAGCAACAAGCGCATGCCCTATGCCGACCATTTTTTCGACCTGATCCTCCGCGTCTACGCCCCGTCGCATGACGCCGAAATCGATCGTTTGTTGAAAACTGGCGGCTTATTGCTATTGGTAACGCCCGGCCCACGCCATTTATGGCAGCTGAAGAAATTTATTTACCGGGAAGTCAAAGAGCATAGCGTCAAAATCGATTTACCGGAGGGTTTCAAACAGATCGAAAGCCAGCGCCTCGGTTACACGATCTCGCCCGACCAGGAACAGCGCATGGCCTTGTTACAGATGACGCCTTTCGCTTGGCGAGCCAAAGGCGAAGCTCAAAGCAACATTCAGCGCGCCAAAGGACTGAAAATTGAAACGGACTTTATCGTCACGCTGGCAATTAAATCTTGA